Proteins from a genomic interval of Equus quagga isolate Etosha38 chromosome 13, UCLA_HA_Equagga_1.0, whole genome shotgun sequence:
- the ZNF227 gene encoding zinc finger protein 227 isoform X2, producing MPSQDSDLPQKEQEKMTKFQEAVTFRDVAVTFTEEELGLLDPAQRQLYRDVMLENFRNLLSVGHHPFKPSLLSQLEAEENLCMVERETWRNGCSSEKHVAALAGSKNQNEMETLQKVALKYFSREELSCWQIWKQVASDLTHCLQRKSSQLLQGDCIQVSENGKDRTNHKGAGSSDIENQEFAILRTQDSCGNTHLSESRNQRRGKQINMKNNPHVCEAFVKKSRLGDCVKTDAEQKPYRCNECVTSIRDGFNQHLLLGEKLHPCREGGKGFSYGPVLPVHQHVHPGERCSSQSAHLQLHQRTHPEVKLHRCHDADDCFSKSSFHSHQSHPAGEKAYQCDSCGKRFSSSTGLIIHYRTHTGEKPYRCEECGKCFSQSSNFQCHQRVHTEEKPYKCEECGKGFGWSVNLRVHQRVHRGEKPYKCEECGKGFTQAAHYHIHQRVHTGEKPYKCDVCGKGFSHNSPLICHRRVHTGEKPYKCEACGKGFTRNTDLHIHFRVHTGEKPYKCKECGKGFSQASNLQVHQNVHTGEKRFKCETCGKGFSQSSKLQTHQRVHTGEKPYSCDVCGKDFSYSSNLKLHQVIHTGEKPYKCEECGKGFSWRSNLHAHQRVHSGEKPYKCEECDKSFSQAIDFRVHQRVHTGEKPYKCGVCGKGFSQSSGLQSHQRVHTGEKPYKCDVCGKGFRYSSQFIYHQRGHTGEKPYKCEECGKGFGRSLNLRHHQRVHTGEKPHKCEECGKAFSLPSNLRVHLSVHSREKLFKCEECGKGFSQSSRLQAHQRVHTGEKPYKCDVCGKDFSHRSRLTYHQKVHMGKNF from the exons GACACCATCCCTTCAAACCAAGTCTGCTGTCCCAGTTGGAGGCAGAAGAAAACCTTTGCATGGTGGAACGAGAAACGTGGAGAAATGGGTGTTCCAGTGAGAAGCACGTGGCCGCTCTTGCAG GCAGCAAGAATCAAAATGAGATGGAGACTCTTCAGAAAGTTGCCTTAAAATACTTTTCACGTGAAGAGCTATCCTGCTGGCAAATCTGGAAACAGGTTGCAAGTGACTTAACCCATTGTCTTCAGAGGAAGAGTTCTCAGTTACTCCAAGGCGATTGTATTCAGGTTTCTGAAAATGGGAAGGATAGAACGAATCACAAAGGAGCTGGCTCCAGTGACATTGAAAACCAAGAGTTTGCGATTTTGAGAACCCAGGATTCTTGCGGGAATACACATCTGAGTGAGTCGCGGAATCAGAGAAGAGGCAAGCaaattaacatgaaaaataaCCCGCATGTATGTGAAGCCTTTGTGAAGAAATCACGACTTGGTGATTGTGTTAAAACTGACGCGGAACAGAAACCCTACAGATGTAATGAATGTGTCACAAGCATTCGTGATGGCTTCAACCAGCATTTACTCTTAGGAGAGAAACTCCATCCATGTCGTGAGGGTGGGAAAGGCTTCAGTTATGGCCCAGTGCTTCCAGTTCATCAGCACGTCCACCCAGGAGAGAGATGCTCCAGCCAGAGCGCACATCTGCAGCTGCATCAGAGAACTCACCCAGAAGTGAAGCTCCATCGATGTCACGATGCTGACGATTGCTTCAGCAAGAGCTCTTTTCATTCCCATCAGTCTCATCCCGCGGGAGAGAAGGCCTATCAATGTGACAGTTGTGGCAAGCGCTTCAGTAGCAGCACAGGTCTCATCATTCATTACagaactcacacaggagagaagcctTACAGATGTGAGGAGTGTGGGAAATGCTTCAGTCAGAGTTCCAATTTTCAGTGCCATCAGAGAGTCCACACTGAAGAAAAGCCATACAAATGTGAGGAGTGTGGGAAGGGCTTCGGCTGGAGTGTTAATCTTCGTGTTCATCAGCGGGTCCACAggggagagaaaccctataaatgtgaAGAGTGTGGGAAGGGCTTCACTCAGGCGGCCCACTATCACATCCATCAGAGGGTCCACACGGGGGAAAAACCGTACAAATGCGACGTCTGCGGGAAGGGCTTCAGTCACAATTCACCCTTAATATGCCATCGGAGagtccacactggagagaaaccatacaAATGCGAGGCGTGCGGGAAAGGCTTTACCCGGAACACGGATCTTCATATCCATTTCAGGGTTCACACGGGAGAGAAGCCGTACAAATGTAAGGAGTGTGGGAAGGGCTTCAGCCAGGCTTCCAATCTTCAAGTCCATCAGaatgtccacactggggagaagagATTCAAGTGTGAAACGTGTGGGAAGGGCTTTAGTCAGTCATCCAAGCTGCAAACCCATCAGAGagtccacactggagagaaaccctacagCTGCGACGTGTGTGGGAAGGACTTCAGCTATAGTTCAAATCTTAAACTGCACCAAGTcattcacactggagaaaagccaTATAAATGTGAGGAGTGTGGGAAGGGCTTCAGCTGGAGATCAAATCTTCATGCTCATCAGAGAGTCCACTcaggagagaagccctataaATGCGAGGAGTGTGATAAGAGCTTCAGTCAGGCCATAGATTTTCGGGTCCATCAGCGagtccacactggagagaaaccgtaCAAATGTGGGGTGTGTGGGAAAGGCTTCAGTCAATCCTCTGGTCTTCAGTCCCATCAGAGagtccacactggggagaagccgTACAAATGTGACGTCTGTGGAAAAGGCTTCCGATACAGTTCCCAGTTTATATACCATCAGAGAGGCCACACAGGAGAAAAACCTTACAAATGTGAGGAGTGTGGGAAGGGTTTCGGGAGGAGCTTGAATCTCCGCCATCATCAGAGGGTCCACACGGGAGAGAAACCCCATAAATGCGaggagtgtgggaaggccttcagtcTCCCCTCTAACCTGAGAGTCCATCTGAGCGTCCACTCTAGGGAGAAGCTGTTTAAATGTGAGGAGTGTGGGAAGGGCTTCAGTCAGAGTTCGCGTCTTCAAGCCCACCAGAGAGTCCACACGGGAGAAAAACCCTACAAATGTGATGTGTGTGGGAAAGACTTCAGTCACCGTTCACGTCTTACGTACCATCAGAAAGTTCACATgggcaagaatttttaa
- the ZNF227 gene encoding zinc finger protein 227 isoform X1, giving the protein MCRHLPRIMPSQDSDLPQKEQEKMTKFQEAVTFRDVAVTFTEEELGLLDPAQRQLYRDVMLENFRNLLSVGHHPFKPSLLSQLEAEENLCMVERETWRNGCSSEKHVAALAGSKNQNEMETLQKVALKYFSREELSCWQIWKQVASDLTHCLQRKSSQLLQGDCIQVSENGKDRTNHKGAGSSDIENQEFAILRTQDSCGNTHLSESRNQRRGKQINMKNNPHVCEAFVKKSRLGDCVKTDAEQKPYRCNECVTSIRDGFNQHLLLGEKLHPCREGGKGFSYGPVLPVHQHVHPGERCSSQSAHLQLHQRTHPEVKLHRCHDADDCFSKSSFHSHQSHPAGEKAYQCDSCGKRFSSSTGLIIHYRTHTGEKPYRCEECGKCFSQSSNFQCHQRVHTEEKPYKCEECGKGFGWSVNLRVHQRVHRGEKPYKCEECGKGFTQAAHYHIHQRVHTGEKPYKCDVCGKGFSHNSPLICHRRVHTGEKPYKCEACGKGFTRNTDLHIHFRVHTGEKPYKCKECGKGFSQASNLQVHQNVHTGEKRFKCETCGKGFSQSSKLQTHQRVHTGEKPYSCDVCGKDFSYSSNLKLHQVIHTGEKPYKCEECGKGFSWRSNLHAHQRVHSGEKPYKCEECDKSFSQAIDFRVHQRVHTGEKPYKCGVCGKGFSQSSGLQSHQRVHTGEKPYKCDVCGKGFRYSSQFIYHQRGHTGEKPYKCEECGKGFGRSLNLRHHQRVHTGEKPHKCEECGKAFSLPSNLRVHLSVHSREKLFKCEECGKGFSQSSRLQAHQRVHTGEKPYKCDVCGKDFSHRSRLTYHQKVHMGKNF; this is encoded by the exons GACACCATCCCTTCAAACCAAGTCTGCTGTCCCAGTTGGAGGCAGAAGAAAACCTTTGCATGGTGGAACGAGAAACGTGGAGAAATGGGTGTTCCAGTGAGAAGCACGTGGCCGCTCTTGCAG GCAGCAAGAATCAAAATGAGATGGAGACTCTTCAGAAAGTTGCCTTAAAATACTTTTCACGTGAAGAGCTATCCTGCTGGCAAATCTGGAAACAGGTTGCAAGTGACTTAACCCATTGTCTTCAGAGGAAGAGTTCTCAGTTACTCCAAGGCGATTGTATTCAGGTTTCTGAAAATGGGAAGGATAGAACGAATCACAAAGGAGCTGGCTCCAGTGACATTGAAAACCAAGAGTTTGCGATTTTGAGAACCCAGGATTCTTGCGGGAATACACATCTGAGTGAGTCGCGGAATCAGAGAAGAGGCAAGCaaattaacatgaaaaataaCCCGCATGTATGTGAAGCCTTTGTGAAGAAATCACGACTTGGTGATTGTGTTAAAACTGACGCGGAACAGAAACCCTACAGATGTAATGAATGTGTCACAAGCATTCGTGATGGCTTCAACCAGCATTTACTCTTAGGAGAGAAACTCCATCCATGTCGTGAGGGTGGGAAAGGCTTCAGTTATGGCCCAGTGCTTCCAGTTCATCAGCACGTCCACCCAGGAGAGAGATGCTCCAGCCAGAGCGCACATCTGCAGCTGCATCAGAGAACTCACCCAGAAGTGAAGCTCCATCGATGTCACGATGCTGACGATTGCTTCAGCAAGAGCTCTTTTCATTCCCATCAGTCTCATCCCGCGGGAGAGAAGGCCTATCAATGTGACAGTTGTGGCAAGCGCTTCAGTAGCAGCACAGGTCTCATCATTCATTACagaactcacacaggagagaagcctTACAGATGTGAGGAGTGTGGGAAATGCTTCAGTCAGAGTTCCAATTTTCAGTGCCATCAGAGAGTCCACACTGAAGAAAAGCCATACAAATGTGAGGAGTGTGGGAAGGGCTTCGGCTGGAGTGTTAATCTTCGTGTTCATCAGCGGGTCCACAggggagagaaaccctataaatgtgaAGAGTGTGGGAAGGGCTTCACTCAGGCGGCCCACTATCACATCCATCAGAGGGTCCACACGGGGGAAAAACCGTACAAATGCGACGTCTGCGGGAAGGGCTTCAGTCACAATTCACCCTTAATATGCCATCGGAGagtccacactggagagaaaccatacaAATGCGAGGCGTGCGGGAAAGGCTTTACCCGGAACACGGATCTTCATATCCATTTCAGGGTTCACACGGGAGAGAAGCCGTACAAATGTAAGGAGTGTGGGAAGGGCTTCAGCCAGGCTTCCAATCTTCAAGTCCATCAGaatgtccacactggggagaagagATTCAAGTGTGAAACGTGTGGGAAGGGCTTTAGTCAGTCATCCAAGCTGCAAACCCATCAGAGagtccacactggagagaaaccctacagCTGCGACGTGTGTGGGAAGGACTTCAGCTATAGTTCAAATCTTAAACTGCACCAAGTcattcacactggagaaaagccaTATAAATGTGAGGAGTGTGGGAAGGGCTTCAGCTGGAGATCAAATCTTCATGCTCATCAGAGAGTCCACTcaggagagaagccctataaATGCGAGGAGTGTGATAAGAGCTTCAGTCAGGCCATAGATTTTCGGGTCCATCAGCGagtccacactggagagaaaccgtaCAAATGTGGGGTGTGTGGGAAAGGCTTCAGTCAATCCTCTGGTCTTCAGTCCCATCAGAGagtccacactggggagaagccgTACAAATGTGACGTCTGTGGAAAAGGCTTCCGATACAGTTCCCAGTTTATATACCATCAGAGAGGCCACACAGGAGAAAAACCTTACAAATGTGAGGAGTGTGGGAAGGGTTTCGGGAGGAGCTTGAATCTCCGCCATCATCAGAGGGTCCACACGGGAGAGAAACCCCATAAATGCGaggagtgtgggaaggccttcagtcTCCCCTCTAACCTGAGAGTCCATCTGAGCGTCCACTCTAGGGAGAAGCTGTTTAAATGTGAGGAGTGTGGGAAGGGCTTCAGTCAGAGTTCGCGTCTTCAAGCCCACCAGAGAGTCCACACGGGAGAAAAACCCTACAAATGTGATGTGTGTGGGAAAGACTTCAGTCACCGTTCACGTCTTACGTACCATCAGAAAGTTCACATgggcaagaatttttaa
- the ZNF227 gene encoding zinc finger protein 227 isoform X3: protein MLENFRNLLSVGHHPFKPSLLSQLEAEENLCMVERETWRNGCSSEKHVAALAGSKNQNEMETLQKVALKYFSREELSCWQIWKQVASDLTHCLQRKSSQLLQGDCIQVSENGKDRTNHKGAGSSDIENQEFAILRTQDSCGNTHLSESRNQRRGKQINMKNNPHVCEAFVKKSRLGDCVKTDAEQKPYRCNECVTSIRDGFNQHLLLGEKLHPCREGGKGFSYGPVLPVHQHVHPGERCSSQSAHLQLHQRTHPEVKLHRCHDADDCFSKSSFHSHQSHPAGEKAYQCDSCGKRFSSSTGLIIHYRTHTGEKPYRCEECGKCFSQSSNFQCHQRVHTEEKPYKCEECGKGFGWSVNLRVHQRVHRGEKPYKCEECGKGFTQAAHYHIHQRVHTGEKPYKCDVCGKGFSHNSPLICHRRVHTGEKPYKCEACGKGFTRNTDLHIHFRVHTGEKPYKCKECGKGFSQASNLQVHQNVHTGEKRFKCETCGKGFSQSSKLQTHQRVHTGEKPYSCDVCGKDFSYSSNLKLHQVIHTGEKPYKCEECGKGFSWRSNLHAHQRVHSGEKPYKCEECDKSFSQAIDFRVHQRVHTGEKPYKCGVCGKGFSQSSGLQSHQRVHTGEKPYKCDVCGKGFRYSSQFIYHQRGHTGEKPYKCEECGKGFGRSLNLRHHQRVHTGEKPHKCEECGKAFSLPSNLRVHLSVHSREKLFKCEECGKGFSQSSRLQAHQRVHTGEKPYKCDVCGKDFSHRSRLTYHQKVHMGKNF, encoded by the exons GACACCATCCCTTCAAACCAAGTCTGCTGTCCCAGTTGGAGGCAGAAGAAAACCTTTGCATGGTGGAACGAGAAACGTGGAGAAATGGGTGTTCCAGTGAGAAGCACGTGGCCGCTCTTGCAG GCAGCAAGAATCAAAATGAGATGGAGACTCTTCAGAAAGTTGCCTTAAAATACTTTTCACGTGAAGAGCTATCCTGCTGGCAAATCTGGAAACAGGTTGCAAGTGACTTAACCCATTGTCTTCAGAGGAAGAGTTCTCAGTTACTCCAAGGCGATTGTATTCAGGTTTCTGAAAATGGGAAGGATAGAACGAATCACAAAGGAGCTGGCTCCAGTGACATTGAAAACCAAGAGTTTGCGATTTTGAGAACCCAGGATTCTTGCGGGAATACACATCTGAGTGAGTCGCGGAATCAGAGAAGAGGCAAGCaaattaacatgaaaaataaCCCGCATGTATGTGAAGCCTTTGTGAAGAAATCACGACTTGGTGATTGTGTTAAAACTGACGCGGAACAGAAACCCTACAGATGTAATGAATGTGTCACAAGCATTCGTGATGGCTTCAACCAGCATTTACTCTTAGGAGAGAAACTCCATCCATGTCGTGAGGGTGGGAAAGGCTTCAGTTATGGCCCAGTGCTTCCAGTTCATCAGCACGTCCACCCAGGAGAGAGATGCTCCAGCCAGAGCGCACATCTGCAGCTGCATCAGAGAACTCACCCAGAAGTGAAGCTCCATCGATGTCACGATGCTGACGATTGCTTCAGCAAGAGCTCTTTTCATTCCCATCAGTCTCATCCCGCGGGAGAGAAGGCCTATCAATGTGACAGTTGTGGCAAGCGCTTCAGTAGCAGCACAGGTCTCATCATTCATTACagaactcacacaggagagaagcctTACAGATGTGAGGAGTGTGGGAAATGCTTCAGTCAGAGTTCCAATTTTCAGTGCCATCAGAGAGTCCACACTGAAGAAAAGCCATACAAATGTGAGGAGTGTGGGAAGGGCTTCGGCTGGAGTGTTAATCTTCGTGTTCATCAGCGGGTCCACAggggagagaaaccctataaatgtgaAGAGTGTGGGAAGGGCTTCACTCAGGCGGCCCACTATCACATCCATCAGAGGGTCCACACGGGGGAAAAACCGTACAAATGCGACGTCTGCGGGAAGGGCTTCAGTCACAATTCACCCTTAATATGCCATCGGAGagtccacactggagagaaaccatacaAATGCGAGGCGTGCGGGAAAGGCTTTACCCGGAACACGGATCTTCATATCCATTTCAGGGTTCACACGGGAGAGAAGCCGTACAAATGTAAGGAGTGTGGGAAGGGCTTCAGCCAGGCTTCCAATCTTCAAGTCCATCAGaatgtccacactggggagaagagATTCAAGTGTGAAACGTGTGGGAAGGGCTTTAGTCAGTCATCCAAGCTGCAAACCCATCAGAGagtccacactggagagaaaccctacagCTGCGACGTGTGTGGGAAGGACTTCAGCTATAGTTCAAATCTTAAACTGCACCAAGTcattcacactggagaaaagccaTATAAATGTGAGGAGTGTGGGAAGGGCTTCAGCTGGAGATCAAATCTTCATGCTCATCAGAGAGTCCACTcaggagagaagccctataaATGCGAGGAGTGTGATAAGAGCTTCAGTCAGGCCATAGATTTTCGGGTCCATCAGCGagtccacactggagagaaaccgtaCAAATGTGGGGTGTGTGGGAAAGGCTTCAGTCAATCCTCTGGTCTTCAGTCCCATCAGAGagtccacactggggagaagccgTACAAATGTGACGTCTGTGGAAAAGGCTTCCGATACAGTTCCCAGTTTATATACCATCAGAGAGGCCACACAGGAGAAAAACCTTACAAATGTGAGGAGTGTGGGAAGGGTTTCGGGAGGAGCTTGAATCTCCGCCATCATCAGAGGGTCCACACGGGAGAGAAACCCCATAAATGCGaggagtgtgggaaggccttcagtcTCCCCTCTAACCTGAGAGTCCATCTGAGCGTCCACTCTAGGGAGAAGCTGTTTAAATGTGAGGAGTGTGGGAAGGGCTTCAGTCAGAGTTCGCGTCTTCAAGCCCACCAGAGAGTCCACACGGGAGAAAAACCCTACAAATGTGATGTGTGTGGGAAAGACTTCAGTCACCGTTCACGTCTTACGTACCATCAGAAAGTTCACATgggcaagaatttttaa
- the ZNF227 gene encoding zinc finger protein 227 isoform X4, whose protein sequence is METLQKVALKYFSREELSCWQIWKQVASDLTHCLQRKSSQLLQGDCIQVSENGKDRTNHKGAGSSDIENQEFAILRTQDSCGNTHLSESRNQRRGKQINMKNNPHVCEAFVKKSRLGDCVKTDAEQKPYRCNECVTSIRDGFNQHLLLGEKLHPCREGGKGFSYGPVLPVHQHVHPGERCSSQSAHLQLHQRTHPEVKLHRCHDADDCFSKSSFHSHQSHPAGEKAYQCDSCGKRFSSSTGLIIHYRTHTGEKPYRCEECGKCFSQSSNFQCHQRVHTEEKPYKCEECGKGFGWSVNLRVHQRVHRGEKPYKCEECGKGFTQAAHYHIHQRVHTGEKPYKCDVCGKGFSHNSPLICHRRVHTGEKPYKCEACGKGFTRNTDLHIHFRVHTGEKPYKCKECGKGFSQASNLQVHQNVHTGEKRFKCETCGKGFSQSSKLQTHQRVHTGEKPYSCDVCGKDFSYSSNLKLHQVIHTGEKPYKCEECGKGFSWRSNLHAHQRVHSGEKPYKCEECDKSFSQAIDFRVHQRVHTGEKPYKCGVCGKGFSQSSGLQSHQRVHTGEKPYKCDVCGKGFRYSSQFIYHQRGHTGEKPYKCEECGKGFGRSLNLRHHQRVHTGEKPHKCEECGKAFSLPSNLRVHLSVHSREKLFKCEECGKGFSQSSRLQAHQRVHTGEKPYKCDVCGKDFSHRSRLTYHQKVHMGKNF, encoded by the coding sequence ATGGAGACTCTTCAGAAAGTTGCCTTAAAATACTTTTCACGTGAAGAGCTATCCTGCTGGCAAATCTGGAAACAGGTTGCAAGTGACTTAACCCATTGTCTTCAGAGGAAGAGTTCTCAGTTACTCCAAGGCGATTGTATTCAGGTTTCTGAAAATGGGAAGGATAGAACGAATCACAAAGGAGCTGGCTCCAGTGACATTGAAAACCAAGAGTTTGCGATTTTGAGAACCCAGGATTCTTGCGGGAATACACATCTGAGTGAGTCGCGGAATCAGAGAAGAGGCAAGCaaattaacatgaaaaataaCCCGCATGTATGTGAAGCCTTTGTGAAGAAATCACGACTTGGTGATTGTGTTAAAACTGACGCGGAACAGAAACCCTACAGATGTAATGAATGTGTCACAAGCATTCGTGATGGCTTCAACCAGCATTTACTCTTAGGAGAGAAACTCCATCCATGTCGTGAGGGTGGGAAAGGCTTCAGTTATGGCCCAGTGCTTCCAGTTCATCAGCACGTCCACCCAGGAGAGAGATGCTCCAGCCAGAGCGCACATCTGCAGCTGCATCAGAGAACTCACCCAGAAGTGAAGCTCCATCGATGTCACGATGCTGACGATTGCTTCAGCAAGAGCTCTTTTCATTCCCATCAGTCTCATCCCGCGGGAGAGAAGGCCTATCAATGTGACAGTTGTGGCAAGCGCTTCAGTAGCAGCACAGGTCTCATCATTCATTACagaactcacacaggagagaagcctTACAGATGTGAGGAGTGTGGGAAATGCTTCAGTCAGAGTTCCAATTTTCAGTGCCATCAGAGAGTCCACACTGAAGAAAAGCCATACAAATGTGAGGAGTGTGGGAAGGGCTTCGGCTGGAGTGTTAATCTTCGTGTTCATCAGCGGGTCCACAggggagagaaaccctataaatgtgaAGAGTGTGGGAAGGGCTTCACTCAGGCGGCCCACTATCACATCCATCAGAGGGTCCACACGGGGGAAAAACCGTACAAATGCGACGTCTGCGGGAAGGGCTTCAGTCACAATTCACCCTTAATATGCCATCGGAGagtccacactggagagaaaccatacaAATGCGAGGCGTGCGGGAAAGGCTTTACCCGGAACACGGATCTTCATATCCATTTCAGGGTTCACACGGGAGAGAAGCCGTACAAATGTAAGGAGTGTGGGAAGGGCTTCAGCCAGGCTTCCAATCTTCAAGTCCATCAGaatgtccacactggggagaagagATTCAAGTGTGAAACGTGTGGGAAGGGCTTTAGTCAGTCATCCAAGCTGCAAACCCATCAGAGagtccacactggagagaaaccctacagCTGCGACGTGTGTGGGAAGGACTTCAGCTATAGTTCAAATCTTAAACTGCACCAAGTcattcacactggagaaaagccaTATAAATGTGAGGAGTGTGGGAAGGGCTTCAGCTGGAGATCAAATCTTCATGCTCATCAGAGAGTCCACTcaggagagaagccctataaATGCGAGGAGTGTGATAAGAGCTTCAGTCAGGCCATAGATTTTCGGGTCCATCAGCGagtccacactggagagaaaccgtaCAAATGTGGGGTGTGTGGGAAAGGCTTCAGTCAATCCTCTGGTCTTCAGTCCCATCAGAGagtccacactggggagaagccgTACAAATGTGACGTCTGTGGAAAAGGCTTCCGATACAGTTCCCAGTTTATATACCATCAGAGAGGCCACACAGGAGAAAAACCTTACAAATGTGAGGAGTGTGGGAAGGGTTTCGGGAGGAGCTTGAATCTCCGCCATCATCAGAGGGTCCACACGGGAGAGAAACCCCATAAATGCGaggagtgtgggaaggccttcagtcTCCCCTCTAACCTGAGAGTCCATCTGAGCGTCCACTCTAGGGAGAAGCTGTTTAAATGTGAGGAGTGTGGGAAGGGCTTCAGTCAGAGTTCGCGTCTTCAAGCCCACCAGAGAGTCCACACGGGAGAAAAACCCTACAAATGTGATGTGTGTGGGAAAGACTTCAGTCACCGTTCACGTCTTACGTACCATCAGAAAGTTCACATgggcaagaatttttaa